In one Calonectris borealis chromosome 23, bCalBor7.hap1.2, whole genome shotgun sequence genomic region, the following are encoded:
- the LOC142092279 gene encoding arylacetamide deacetylase-like 4 produces MASVYTTLAIIGMVFISPVIIPALFLGGVFYDFFNSELPPGIDQPLKLRFFHSLLITTMISGKILEKLGICSDLSLLRVVLDGIPPQRDSKLLIKDLKVDEVPLRIYQPKWPPTGKRRGILYFHGGAGTFGSIRAFERICCYIAKKCNSVVVSVGYRLAPEHPYPGQYFDCLNATLYFMRNLEEYHVDPALIIISGDSCGANFATVICQILLNKRDLPKVRAQVLLYPGLQGLDFHLPSYQQNASVPMLFRKLVIYFCFRYLNKEPSVLEDVLQNCHVPESMKQKYKKWISADIIPDEFKIRGYVPQKSTSYKPEVHEAIKELLAITFSPLLAEDSIICQLPESYIVTCEFDVLRDDGLLYKKRLEDNGVQVTWYHSESGFHGILAFFGYGIFSFLSGKKIMDSTVNYINSL; encoded by the exons ATGGCATCTGTTTATACAACTTTAGCAATAATAGGAATGGTTTTCATTTCTCCTGTTATAATACCAGCACTGTTTTTGGGAGGTGTATTCTATGATTTTTTCAATTCAGAACTACCACCTGGAATTGACCAACCTTTAAAGCTTCGTTTTTTCCATTCATTGTTGATTACAACCATGATCTCG GGAAAGATTTTGGAGAAGCTAGGGATCTGCAGTGATTTAAGCTTACTGCGAGTTGTGCTAGATGGAATACCACCACAGAGAGATTCAAAACTTCTCATCAAAGACCTCAAAGTAGATGAGGTACCATTGAGGATTTATCAGCCTAAATGGCCACCTACTGGCAAAAGAAGAGGAATACTGTATTTTCATGGAGGCGCTGGCACGTTTGGGAGCATTA GAGCCTTTGAAAGAATATGCTGCTATATTGCCAAAAAATGCAACTCAGTGGTTGTGTCTGTTGG TTATCGTTTGGCTCCTGAACACCCATACCCAGGGCAATATTTTGATTGTCTCAATGCCACCTTATACTTTATGAGGAATTTAGAAGAGTATCATGTGGATCCCGCTCTCATCATCATTAGCGGTGACAGTTGTGGAGCTAATTTTGCTACAGTTATTTGCCAAATACTGCTGAATAAAAGAGATCTCCCAAAAGTACGTGCTCAGGTCTTACTTTATCCAGGACTACAGGGGCTAGATTTTCATCTGCCTTCCTATCAGCAGAATGCTTCAGTCCCCATGTTATTTCGGAAGCTAGTTATCTACTTCTGTTTTCGTTATCTTAATAAAGAACCATCAGTTTTGGAAGACGTCCTACAAAATTGCCATGTTCCTGAGAGTatgaaacagaagtataaaaaatGGATAAGTGCTGACATTATTCCTGACGAATTTAAGATTAGAGGCTACGTACCACAGAAATCCACTTCATATAAACCTGAAGTCCATGAAGCAATCAAAGAACTTTTAGCAATTACATTTTCCCCACTTTTAGCTGAAGACTCCATTATTTGCCAGCTCCCTGAATCCTACATTGTGACCTGTGAGTTTGATGTGCTTAGGGATGATGGACTGTTATACAAGAAGCGATTAGAGGACAATGGGGTTCAAGTGACATGGTATCATTCTGAGAGTGGTTTCCATGGAATTTTAGCCTTTTTTGGCtatgggattttttcctttttatccgGAAAAAAGATAATGGATAGTACTGTGAATTATATAAACAgtttataa